A DNA window from Campylobacter lari contains the following coding sequences:
- the uppS gene encoding polyprenyl diphosphate synthase: MNELKHLAVVMDGNRRWARKNGLLEKIGYSQGAKVVEKIIEVCIDEKIQNLTLYAFSTENWQRPKEEVEFLFKLLNKYLDESLNKFIANEVRFKAIGNLSLLDELTLKKIQNFQEQTKNYTKLCVNLAISYGGKDEIVRAVKKVIEKNLEINEVNIQANLDLSEDVDLFLRVGSAKRISNFLLWQSSYAEIYFSQTLFPALTKKEITNIITEFKKRKRTFGK; the protein is encoded by the coding sequence GATGGGCTAGAAAAAATGGACTTTTGGAAAAAATTGGCTATAGTCAAGGTGCTAAAGTTGTTGAAAAAATTATAGAAGTATGTATAGATGAAAAAATTCAAAATCTAACCCTTTATGCTTTTAGTACAGAAAATTGGCAAAGACCAAAAGAAGAAGTGGAGTTTCTTTTTAAGCTGTTAAATAAATATCTTGATGAATCTTTAAATAAATTTATAGCTAATGAAGTGCGTTTTAAAGCCATAGGAAATTTAAGTCTTTTAGATGAATTAACCTTAAAAAAAATACAAAATTTTCAAGAACAAACTAAAAATTACACAAAATTATGCGTAAATTTAGCTATTTCTTACGGAGGCAAGGATGAAATAGTTAGAGCGGTTAAAAAGGTGATTGAAAAAAATCTTGAAATTAATGAAGTAAATATACAAGCAAATCTTGACTTAAGTGAAGATGTGGATTTGTTTTTAAGGGTAGGGAGCGCTAAAAGAATTTCAAATTTTTTATTATGGCAATCAAGTTATGCAGAAATTTATTTTAGTCAAACCTTATTTCCTGCACTTACTAAAAAAGAAATCACAAATATCATTACTGAGTTTAAAAAACGCAAAAGAACCTTTGGTAAATGA
- the truA gene encoding tRNA pseudouridine(38-40) synthase TruA, which translates to MLLKLTFSYDGSKFQGSATQPHKLSVQDTLAQALSHLGIYEKPLFASRTDKGVHAFNAVACVKAGEHFKDFVYLKNKINHFAHPFIHIKHIQRMQENFQVRFDVQKRAYRYIISHGKYNPFLASYVYFYPKINIKLAKEIAFLFEGEHNFKLFQKEGSDNKTSIRKMYKTRVYAYKNYTVFYFEANGFLRSQIRMMMASILKVLEGKMSKNELLDQINAKKAHCRFLAPASGLYLSKISYYNNA; encoded by the coding sequence ATGCTTTTAAAATTAACTTTTTCTTATGATGGTTCTAAATTTCAAGGTTCAGCCACCCAGCCACATAAGCTTAGTGTTCAAGATACCTTAGCGCAGGCCTTGTCGCATTTGGGTATTTATGAAAAGCCTTTATTTGCTTCAAGAACTGATAAAGGTGTGCATGCATTTAATGCAGTCGCTTGCGTAAAAGCGGGAGAACATTTTAAAGATTTTGTATATTTAAAAAATAAAATTAATCATTTTGCACACCCATTTATACATATAAAGCATATCCAAAGAATGCAAGAAAATTTCCAAGTGCGTTTTGATGTGCAAAAAAGAGCATATCGCTATATTATAAGTCATGGAAAATATAATCCCTTTTTAGCCTCATATGTGTATTTTTATCCAAAAATAAATATTAAATTAGCCAAGGAAATTGCTTTTTTATTTGAAGGAGAGCATAATTTTAAACTCTTTCAAAAAGAAGGCTCTGATAATAAAACAAGTATAAGAAAAATGTATAAAACTAGAGTTTATGCTTATAAAAATTACACTGTGTTTTATTTTGAAGCAAATGGTTTTTTAAGATCTCAAATTAGAATGATGATGGCAAGTATTTTAAAAGTATTAGAAGGAAAAATGAGCAAAAATGAGCTTTTAGATCAAATCAATGCCAAAAAAGCTCATTGTAGATTTTTAGCT
- a CDS encoding prepilin peptidase, protein MIFFFLLLGLCVGSFVNVLILRTINKESIISPRSKCPKCFKTLKFYHLFPLLSFVFLKGKCAFCKERISLIYPFNEFICACLFVFAFYLIEDVFQILIFACMLAVLLALSWMDYYLKAVSELWLWILFILAFCFDFLQNGLNLEDFQDSFLFRVCFGAGLIFILKSVINFIKNFKKRDEILESLGEGDVIIIALIFGIFGYEKGFLILFIASFLSLLMFIKIAKKDYQMPMIPFLFCGILINLSVESIL, encoded by the coding sequence ATGATATTTTTCTTTTTATTATTAGGACTTTGCGTGGGTTCTTTTGTCAATGTTTTGATTTTAAGAACGATTAATAAAGAAAGCATAATAAGTCCAAGATCAAAATGTCCTAAGTGTTTTAAAACTTTGAAATTTTATCATCTTTTTCCTTTGTTATCTTTTGTATTTTTAAAAGGCAAATGTGCTTTTTGTAAGGAAAGAATTTCTTTGATTTATCCTTTTAATGAATTTATTTGTGCGTGTTTGTTTGTCTTTGCTTTTTATTTAATTGAAGATGTTTTTCAAATTTTAATTTTTGCTTGTATGCTAGCTGTATTATTAGCACTTTCTTGGATGGATTATTATCTAAAAGCAGTGAGTGAGCTTTGGCTTTGGATTTTATTTATTTTAGCTTTTTGTTTTGATTTTTTGCAAAATGGTTTAAATTTAGAGGATTTTCAAGATAGCTTTTTATTTAGAGTGTGTTTTGGAGCGGGGTTAATTTTTATACTAAAAAGTGTGATTAATTTTATTAAAAATTTTAAAAAAAGAGATGAAATTTTAGAAAGTTTAGGGGAAGGTGATGTTATAATAATAGCTTTGATTTTTGGAATTTTTGGCTATGAAAAAGGCTTTTTGATTTTATTTATTGCAAGTTTTTTAAGTCTTTTGATGTTTATAAAAATAGCCAAGAAAGATTATCAAATGCCTATGATTCCTTTTTTATTTTGTGGAATTTTGATTAATCTAAGTGTAGAAAGTATATTATGA
- a CDS encoding LptF/LptG family permease — MKLVYKYLLNQFLSTMLSLFFTLFIIVSIIFFIQLAKITAYIEITFFELIKLCIFLLPKILIFTLPISFFIALTLAFYRLSRENESTVLFALSIAPSMIASFFAKIAALVSTFMLVVVLVFIPISFELFDNFVDYKKISAKVSIKTGEFGQRYGEWLVFIDAKNSDETYKNIIMYHPKKNPQDKEQVILAKEGKLETNDGVITFKLDEGKAYEIKEEDWHISSFKNLLIKSKLSSKELNTQSFYGYWSDVTSNKEKAKEFVIYILIALFPLASVLFALSFGIVTYRYEKGFAYFGIFVIIFAYFTLLISFYNPPFVAIAVIFSSFLITSLFYFKAKIASKY, encoded by the coding sequence ATGAAACTAGTTTATAAGTATTTGCTTAATCAGTTTTTAAGTACAATGTTATCTTTATTTTTTACTTTATTTATTATTGTTTCGATTATTTTTTTTATACAACTTGCTAAAATTACTGCTTATATTGAAATTACTTTTTTTGAGTTAATCAAATTATGTATTTTTCTTTTACCAAAGATATTGATTTTTACTCTACCCATATCTTTTTTCATAGCTTTGACTTTGGCCTTTTATAGACTTTCTAGGGAAAATGAAAGCACAGTGTTATTTGCTTTGAGTATAGCTCCAAGCATGATAGCAAGTTTTTTTGCAAAAATTGCAGCTTTAGTAAGTACTTTTATGCTTGTGGTGGTTTTGGTTTTTATACCTATATCTTTTGAACTTTTTGATAATTTTGTAGATTATAAAAAAATTAGTGCTAAAGTAAGTATAAAAACAGGGGAATTTGGACAAAGATATGGAGAATGGCTTGTTTTTATCGATGCCAAAAATTCTGATGAAACTTATAAAAATATCATAATGTATCATCCAAAGAAAAACCCACAAGATAAAGAACAAGTGATTTTAGCCAAAGAAGGAAAGTTAGAAACAAATGATGGTGTTATTACTTTTAAACTAGACGAAGGAAAAGCTTATGAGATTAAAGAAGAAGATTGGCATATTTCTAGTTTTAAAAATTTATTAATTAAAAGCAAACTTTCTTCTAAAGAATTAAATACTCAAAGTTTTTATGGGTATTGGTCTGATGTAACAAGCAATAAAGAAAAAGCAAAAGAATTTGTTATTTATATTCTTATAGCTTTATTTCCTTTAGCTAGCGTGCTTTTTGCACTCTCTTTTGGTATAGTAACTTATCGTTATGAAAAAGGTTTTGCTTATTTTGGAATTTTTGTGATTATTTTTGCTTATTTTACGCTTTTGATTAGTTTTTATAATCCTCCTTTTGTAGCTATTGCTGTGATTTTTTCAAGCTTTTTAATTACTTCTTTGTTTTATTTTAAAGCAAAAATTGCAAGTAAGTATTAA